One Brassica napus cultivar Da-Ae chromosome C4, Da-Ae, whole genome shotgun sequence genomic region harbors:
- the LOC125585601 gene encoding uncharacterized protein LOC125585601, which produces MTHRHATDDELQQLRHNGFAAWLLSYVNDGLARGFVFDDWIREFVRGPNFVVKSYPKYCTRGYAFTRKGHSRKTYDDSVSSCSGDDVYYGNIEEILEIQFPGMVRLRCVVFYCDWYDTTPDRGVKTDAFGVTSVHSRWKLQYYDPFILASQADQVCYISYPLVTYRDDPWVTVTQINPRGRVDGTSDNEPLQPDSTSNLSAVEDLADVELVENFTEFGLDAVVHSEDEAEVGEFDEDSDDSD; this is translated from the exons atgactcacagacATGCGACAGATGATGAGCTTCAACAACTCAgacataacggatttgctgcatGGCTTcttagttat gtgaatgatggtttggccagaggttttgtgttcgatgattggatacgcgaatttgtgcggGGACCAAActttgtggtcaaatcatatccaaaatattgtacgcgaggatatgcattcacaaggaaaggtcattctaggAAAACATATGATGATAGTGTTTCGTCTTGttccggtgacgatgtctactacggcaacatagaagaaatattggaaatccagtTTCCTGGTATGGTTAGATTGCggtgtgtagtattctattgtgattggtatgacaccaccccagatagaggagtgaagactgatgcgtttggtgttacatcggTTCATTCGCGgtggaaacttcaatattatgatcccttcattcttgcttcgcaagctgatcag gtgtgctacatcagttaccctctggtgacgtacagagacgatccatgggtcaCTGTAACGCAAAtaaacccaagaggacgagtggatggaacttctgataaTGAACCATTACAACCAGACTCTACCAGCAACTTGAgtgcagttgaagatttggcaGATGttgaactcgttgagaattttaCCGAGTTTGGACTTGATGCTGTTGTACATTCAGAGGACGAAGctgaggttggggagtttgatgaagattctgaTGATTCTGATTAG